One stretch of Streptomyces peucetius DNA includes these proteins:
- a CDS encoding DUF3027 domain-containing protein — MSAATRSRTPDRLCAEAVDLARHAAEEAAAPGVVGEHVSLVSEGDRVVTHFFECQEPGYRGWRWAVTVTRASRAKVVTLDETVLLPGPDALLAPEWVPWSERLRPGDMGPGDLLPTDAEDLRLEPGYSGEDEPPPNSVLAEHPPSHDLVERVEAEDAELTDRRPAIEATTNNGRGQIAALAEELGMRRARVLSRYGLHTAADRWDESYGAKTPMAQAAPASCESCGFLVPIGGSLRQAFGVCANEFSPADGRVVSLAYGCGGHSEAAVMPKPPTPAPPVLDSMAADEFVIRPPRDGGSVPTEPDGESEDLGHS, encoded by the coding sequence GTGAGTGCTGCGACGCGAAGCCGTACCCCCGACCGCCTGTGCGCCGAGGCGGTAGACCTCGCCCGGCATGCCGCGGAGGAGGCCGCCGCGCCCGGGGTGGTCGGAGAGCATGTGTCGCTCGTCTCCGAGGGAGACCGGGTCGTCACGCACTTCTTCGAGTGCCAGGAGCCCGGCTACCGCGGCTGGCGCTGGGCCGTGACCGTCACCCGCGCCTCCCGCGCGAAGGTCGTCACGCTTGACGAAACCGTCCTGCTGCCCGGCCCCGACGCCCTGCTGGCTCCCGAGTGGGTGCCGTGGAGCGAGCGGCTGCGGCCCGGTGACATGGGGCCCGGCGACCTGCTGCCGACCGACGCCGAGGACCTGCGGCTGGAGCCCGGCTACAGCGGCGAGGACGAGCCGCCGCCGAACTCGGTCCTCGCCGAGCACCCGCCGTCGCACGACCTGGTCGAGCGGGTCGAGGCGGAGGACGCGGAGCTCACGGACCGCAGGCCGGCGATCGAGGCCACGACGAACAACGGGCGCGGCCAGATCGCGGCGCTCGCCGAGGAACTGGGCATGCGCCGGGCGCGCGTGCTGTCCCGGTACGGGCTGCACACGGCGGCCGACCGCTGGGACGAGTCCTACGGCGCGAAGACGCCCATGGCCCAGGCGGCCCCGGCGTCCTGCGAGTCCTGCGGCTTCCTGGTCCCCATCGGGGGCTCTCTGCGGCAGGCCTTCGGCGTGTGCGCGAACGAGTTCTCGCCGGCGGACGGGCGCGTGGTGTCCTTGGCGTACGGCTGCGGCGGGCACTCGGAGGCGGCCGTGATGCCGAAGCCGCCGACGCCGGCGCCGCCGGTTCTGGACTCGATGGCGGCGGACGAGTTCGTCATCCGCCCGCCCCGCGACGGGGGCTCCGTCCCGACGGAGCCCGACGGTGAGTCGGAGGACCTGGGGCACTCGTAG